Proteins encoded in a region of the Gallalistipes aquisgranensis genome:
- a CDS encoding DUF4199 domain-containing protein, translating into MENYTKSHWRDAAAGGASLGVAIALFSVAAGLLGLYERAPWAISTFNFAAIAVSVYVFGQRRAVRYGERGFSYGQSLAFIASMMLFAGFIAGVGNFVTYRWVIADYYANYIDEYLGAVTAGMGTALPKGGEEMIRTVMNSPLVIIFSTLFNIVVYGVFIGLVASVFIKRPEGTLTRNGE; encoded by the coding sequence ATGGAGAATTATACGAAATCACATTGGAGGGATGCGGCGGCCGGAGGGGCCTCGCTCGGGGTGGCGATCGCGCTGTTTTCGGTGGCCGCCGGCCTGCTCGGGCTCTATGAACGGGCTCCGTGGGCGATCAGTACGTTCAATTTTGCGGCGATTGCCGTTTCGGTCTATGTCTTCGGCCAGCGGCGGGCGGTCCGTTACGGGGAGCGGGGGTTCAGCTACGGGCAGAGCCTTGCCTTCATCGCCTCGATGATGCTTTTCGCCGGATTTATCGCCGGGGTGGGCAATTTCGTCACCTACCGCTGGGTGATCGCCGACTATTATGCGAACTATATCGACGAATATCTGGGTGCGGTGACCGCCGGTATGGGAACGGCCCTGCCGAAAGGCGGGGAGGAGATGATCCGGACGGTGATGAACAGTCCGCTGGTCATCATTTTCAGCACGTTGTTCAATATCGTGGTGTACGGGGTCTTTATCGGTCTCGTGGCCTCGGTTTTCATCAAACGCCCGGAGGGTACCCTGACGAGAAATGGAGAATAG
- a CDS encoding L-threonylcarbamoyladenylate synthase, whose translation MIVKIYPENPNEKQVARVAEVLARGGVVIYPTDSVYAFGCSIRSPRALERIKQIRGKKETELAMVCDDLSHIADYARVDNAAFKLLKRNLPAPFTFVLKASSKVPDKVLERRKNIGVRIPANPIARALVAELGCPMLTASVKDDDRVVEYTTDPELIHERYGALVDLVVDGGYGDNRPTTLVDLTGDEPEILREGKGELKW comes from the coding sequence ATGATCGTCAAGATATATCCCGAAAATCCCAACGAGAAGCAGGTGGCCCGGGTGGCCGAAGTGCTCGCGCGGGGCGGGGTGGTCATCTACCCTACGGACAGCGTCTATGCCTTCGGGTGTTCGATCCGCAGTCCCCGGGCGCTGGAGCGTATCAAGCAGATCAGGGGCAAAAAGGAGACCGAACTGGCCATGGTGTGCGACGATCTGAGCCACATCGCCGATTACGCCCGGGTGGACAACGCCGCGTTCAAGCTACTCAAGCGCAATTTGCCGGCGCCTTTTACGTTCGTTCTGAAAGCCTCGTCGAAAGTGCCCGACAAGGTGCTGGAGCGGCGGAAGAATATCGGGGTGCGCATTCCGGCCAATCCGATCGCAAGGGCCCTCGTGGCGGAGCTGGGATGCCCGATGCTGACCGCTTCGGTCAAGGACGACGACCGGGTGGTGGAATACACGACCGATCCGGAGCTGATCCACGAGCGTTACGGTGCGCTGGTCGATCTGGTGGTCGACGGAGGGTACGGCGACAACCGGCCCACGACGTTGGTGGACCTGACCGGGGACGAGCCCGAAATCCTGCGGGAGGGGAAGGGCGAACTGAAATGGTAA
- the mltG gene encoding endolytic transglycosylase MltG, with amino-acid sequence MKTKDEMKLATRIFRISVAVCLAAVAASTAAFYLSQRGSAVVHDTDLYLPTGADYATLLDSLGRSGEKIRQMPKFRNHALLAGLHKGVHPGRYRLKEGMSYGEVIAMLRQGHQTPVRVTFNNIRTLPQLAGAVARQLEPDSASLAALFTSDSAAAAYGFAPAEFLGMFVPNTYEFYWNTSPAGFLARMKKEYDRFWDRERRALLDSVGLSRTEAVTLASIVYEETKMSDEMPTVAGVYMNRLRIGMPLQADPTVKFAVGDFTLRRILNRHLTVDSPYNTYKHTGLPPGPICMPSIRAVDAVLNYRHHKYLYFCAKPDFSGYHVFSATLAGHNRNAQAYARALNEAKIYR; translated from the coding sequence TTGAAGACGAAAGACGAAATGAAACTGGCCACGCGCATCTTCCGCATCTCGGTCGCGGTGTGCCTCGCGGCGGTGGCCGCCTCCACGGCCGCCTTCTACCTGAGCCAGCGGGGGAGCGCCGTCGTGCACGACACCGATCTCTACCTCCCCACGGGAGCGGACTATGCCACCCTGCTCGACTCGCTGGGACGCAGCGGCGAGAAAATCCGGCAAATGCCCAAATTCCGCAACCACGCTCTGCTGGCCGGGCTCCATAAGGGAGTGCATCCGGGCCGTTACCGGCTGAAGGAGGGCATGAGTTACGGAGAGGTCATCGCCATGCTCAGGCAGGGGCATCAGACGCCGGTGCGGGTCACGTTCAACAACATCCGGACCCTGCCCCAGCTGGCAGGCGCCGTCGCCCGGCAGCTGGAACCCGACTCGGCCTCCCTGGCGGCACTTTTCACCTCCGACTCCGCAGCTGCGGCCTACGGATTCGCACCTGCGGAATTCCTGGGAATGTTCGTACCGAACACCTACGAATTCTACTGGAATACGTCGCCCGCCGGATTCCTCGCACGCATGAAAAAAGAGTACGACCGTTTCTGGGACCGGGAAAGGAGAGCGCTGCTCGACTCGGTGGGCCTGAGCCGCACGGAAGCCGTCACGCTCGCCTCGATCGTGTACGAAGAGACCAAGATGAGCGACGAGATGCCCACGGTGGCGGGAGTCTACATGAACCGTCTCCGGATCGGGATGCCCCTCCAGGCCGACCCCACGGTGAAATTCGCGGTCGGAGATTTCACCCTGCGCCGGATTCTGAACCGCCACCTCACGGTGGACTCCCCTTACAACACCTACAAACACACGGGACTGCCTCCCGGCCCGATCTGCATGCCCTCGATCCGCGCCGTGGATGCCGTACTGAATTACAGACACCACAAATACCTCTATTTCTGTGCGAAACCCGACTTTTCGGGCTATCACGTATTTTCCGCCACGCTGGCCGGCCACAACCGGAACGCACAAGCCTACGCACGGGCGCTCAACGAGGCGAAAATCTACCGGTAA
- a CDS encoding ECF transporter S component, with protein MNANVKTLTLGQPAVYLWSALFVAANVLFPQLCHLVPWGGKALLPIMLFTLVAAVRFGVGCALLTAVASPLVSTLLFGMPSGMMLGAVLAKSAVIALVFGLWKETHRAFTLPAIVLLVLFCQAFCFLTEGGLMFGWETSWADLLISWPGMLLQVLAGWLVVRYWK; from the coding sequence ATGAATGCGAATGTTAAGACGCTGACTCTGGGTCAGCCTGCCGTTTATCTGTGGAGTGCCCTGTTCGTGGCCGCCAACGTTCTTTTTCCCCAGTTGTGCCATCTCGTTCCGTGGGGCGGGAAAGCCCTGCTGCCCATCATGCTGTTCACGCTGGTGGCTGCGGTACGTTTCGGCGTGGGATGTGCCCTGCTGACGGCGGTAGCCTCGCCTCTGGTCAGCACGTTGCTGTTCGGCATGCCGTCCGGCATGATGCTGGGGGCCGTGTTGGCCAAATCGGCGGTTATCGCGCTGGTTTTCGGTCTCTGGAAAGAGACGCACAGGGCTTTTACCCTGCCTGCGATCGTCCTGCTGGTGCTGTTTTGCCAGGCGTTCTGTTTCCTCACCGAAGGAGGATTGATGTTCGGTTGGGAGACGTCGTGGGCCGACCTGCTCATCAGCTGGCCGGGTATGTTGTTGCAGGTGCTGGCCGGATGGCTCGTGGTCCGGTATTGGAAATGA
- the tatA gene encoding twin-arginine translocase TatA/TatE family subunit — protein MLAAMLPLGVIGPWQIVVIVLLVVLLFGGRKIPELMRGMGRGMKEFKDALNKDYTAEDENQKKTTSDKDGAAQ, from the coding sequence ATGTTAGCAGCCATGTTGCCGTTAGGCGTTATAGGTCCCTGGCAGATCGTCGTGATCGTCCTTCTGGTAGTCCTTCTCTTCGGCGGACGCAAGATTCCCGAACTGATGCGCGGAATGGGCCGGGGCATGAAAGAGTTCAAGGACGCCCTCAACAAGGATTACACCGCCGAGGACGAGAACCAGAAAAAGACGACTTCGGACAAGGACGGCGCCGCACAATAG
- the tatC gene encoding twin-arginine translocase subunit TatC encodes MTFFEHIDALRPHLVRGVMALLVMMVVAFLAKKFIIDLVLMGPQSPDFPTNRFLCHMSHLLMGDDTLCINQIKFNMVNTALSGQFNLHMQVAFVAAIVVAVPYLLWEIWRFVLPALTPRERHKSRMFVLYVSLCFFTGLLFGYYIITPLSINFFSTYQASTEITNMIDVKSYLSTVLHVSLACAIVFQLPLLVYFLTKMGLITTAFLKRYRRHAIVLLTVVSAVITPPDLFSLVLVVIPLYALYELSIHLAARVERKMAREEEQESGGTDDTPDNDPDTPESSAPAAAAVTRGNGEPSPAEETHPEGAEAQPETENAPQAPVAPAEPKIPEDDYRYISFEEDDEEEDPDTIYR; translated from the coding sequence ATGACTTTTTTCGAACATATCGACGCCCTGCGTCCCCATCTGGTGCGGGGGGTCATGGCATTGCTGGTCATGATGGTGGTCGCCTTCCTGGCCAAGAAGTTCATCATCGACCTGGTGCTGATGGGACCCCAGTCGCCGGATTTCCCCACGAACAGGTTCCTGTGCCACATGTCCCACCTGCTGATGGGAGACGACACGCTGTGCATCAACCAGATCAAGTTCAACATGGTGAACACGGCGCTCTCGGGACAGTTCAACCTGCACATGCAGGTAGCGTTCGTCGCGGCCATCGTGGTGGCGGTTCCCTATCTTCTGTGGGAGATATGGCGTTTCGTACTGCCGGCCCTCACGCCGCGGGAGCGCCACAAAAGCCGCATGTTCGTACTTTACGTCTCGCTCTGTTTCTTCACGGGACTGCTGTTCGGCTACTACATCATCACTCCCCTTTCGATCAACTTCTTCTCGACCTACCAGGCGAGCACCGAAATCACGAACATGATCGACGTGAAGAGCTACCTCTCCACCGTACTGCACGTTTCGCTGGCCTGCGCGATCGTCTTCCAGCTGCCGCTGCTGGTCTATTTCCTGACGAAAATGGGGCTCATCACGACCGCTTTCCTCAAACGCTACCGCCGCCACGCGATCGTGCTGCTCACCGTCGTTTCGGCCGTCATCACGCCGCCCGACCTGTTCAGTCTGGTACTGGTGGTCATTCCCCTCTACGCACTCTATGAACTCAGCATTCATTTGGCCGCACGGGTGGAGCGCAAAATGGCCCGGGAAGAGGAACAGGAGAGCGGAGGGACGGACGACACGCCCGACAACGATCCGGATACCCCCGAAAGTTCCGCTCCGGCGGCAGCGGCCGTAACCCGGGGAAACGGGGAGCCTTCACCCGCAGAAGAGACGCATCCGGAAGGTGCGGAAGCGCAACCGGAAACAGAAAACGCACCGCAGGCCCCGGTCGCTCCGGCCGAGCCCAAAATCCCCGAAGACGATTACCGGTACATTTCGTTCGAAGAAGACGACGAAGAGGAAGACCCGGACACCATCTACCGGTAG
- a CDS encoding autotransporter outer membrane beta-barrel domain-containing protein, which produces MNRIVGVIAAGVCLHLCGGAGSAMAQEGELNKQVEVNKEYVPDVGKAVKLGIVPRMTDTVSLRPEIGYSIRPSVWHTGFGVPAINPVRLSTAAYRPSAPFFLKAGVGYPLQSLLDFYGHWDSRQGGGGVYVNHYGQYADIEGDAGRKEPATGTSNRVGAYGMHAWGRTAVRGEVGYDYRLVSRYGIMPQLAADAPAEGVNTRFPDVTRQHYSTPRARVELGNDFKDLSRLNFRIGLEGYYMTDRYDYEETGLQAVAELGRKFGVHTFMLKGGFDGYWGNDKLDYTDRIASAGIRYGIDLERFKFMLGVDYVYDGGTQDNWFFPDFRITFDVTSGYFVPFVEVDGRLQNNGYRSTSLQNPFAAAGLVMPNTAEYNGRAGITGSFSSSFSYKAYAGVTFFRKLNFFAYLPDATFGYLTDNATRFTVGAELDGRVSGSFSLEAAAHYYGYTLKNLDKAGDRPDFDVSLNLRYDYRDKFTIRAGAELSGRRYCYEMPYLKEDATVWDYETVRLSPVVDVNLEAQLKVSRMVRVFLAGHNLACSKLYLFDHYRSMGINVMAGAVLSF; this is translated from the coding sequence ATGAACCGGATAGTAGGGGTGATCGCGGCCGGAGTCTGTCTCCACCTGTGCGGCGGAGCGGGATCGGCCATGGCCCAGGAGGGCGAACTGAACAAACAGGTGGAGGTCAACAAGGAGTATGTGCCCGACGTGGGGAAGGCCGTGAAACTCGGTATCGTGCCCCGCATGACCGACACCGTGTCGCTGCGTCCGGAGATCGGCTACTCGATCCGTCCGTCGGTGTGGCATACCGGTTTCGGCGTTCCGGCCATCAATCCGGTGAGGCTCAGTACCGCCGCCTACCGTCCGTCGGCTCCGTTCTTTCTGAAGGCCGGGGTGGGTTATCCCTTGCAGAGCCTGCTGGACTTCTACGGCCATTGGGACAGCCGCCAGGGAGGAGGCGGAGTCTATGTCAATCACTACGGACAATATGCCGACATCGAGGGCGATGCGGGCCGCAAGGAGCCTGCCACGGGTACTTCGAACCGTGTGGGGGCGTACGGAATGCACGCCTGGGGGCGTACGGCGGTCCGGGGCGAAGTGGGTTACGACTACCGGCTGGTTTCCCGCTACGGGATCATGCCGCAGCTGGCTGCGGACGCTCCGGCAGAGGGGGTGAATACCCGTTTCCCGGATGTCACCCGCCAGCACTATTCGACGCCCCGTGCGCGGGTCGAGTTGGGAAACGATTTCAAGGACCTTTCGCGGCTCAATTTCCGCATCGGACTGGAGGGGTATTACATGACCGACCGGTACGACTATGAAGAGACGGGGCTGCAGGCCGTGGCGGAATTGGGCCGTAAGTTCGGTGTCCACACGTTCATGCTGAAAGGCGGGTTCGACGGCTACTGGGGGAACGACAAGCTCGACTATACGGACCGGATCGCTTCGGCAGGCATCCGTTACGGGATCGACCTGGAGCGTTTCAAGTTCATGCTGGGCGTCGATTACGTCTATGACGGCGGGACGCAGGACAACTGGTTCTTTCCCGATTTCCGCATCACGTTCGACGTGACGAGCGGCTATTTCGTGCCTTTCGTGGAGGTGGACGGCCGTTTGCAGAACAACGGTTACCGCAGCACCTCGTTGCAGAATCCTTTCGCAGCGGCCGGTCTCGTGATGCCCAATACGGCCGAGTACAACGGCCGGGCCGGTATCACGGGAAGTTTTTCCTCATCGTTCTCCTACAAGGCCTATGCGGGGGTGACATTCTTCCGCAAACTCAACTTTTTCGCCTATCTGCCCGATGCAACGTTCGGTTATCTGACCGACAACGCCACCCGTTTTACGGTCGGGGCCGAACTGGACGGACGCGTTTCGGGCAGTTTTTCGCTCGAGGCTGCCGCCCATTATTACGGTTATACGCTGAAAAACCTGGACAAGGCCGGCGACCGTCCCGATTTCGATGTTTCGCTGAATCTGCGCTACGATTACCGCGACAAGTTCACGATCCGGGCCGGAGCCGAACTGTCCGGCCGCCGCTACTGTTACGAAATGCCTTATTTGAAGGAGGACGCGACCGTCTGGGACTACGAAACGGTCAGACTTTCGCCCGTGGTGGATGTCAATCTGGAAGCGCAGCTCAAGGTCAGCCGTATGGTGCGGGTCTTTCTGGCGGGACACAATCTGGCATGCAGCAAGCTCTATCTGTTCGACCATTACCGTTCCATGGGAATCAATGTGATGGCCGGAGCCGTGCTCTCGTTCTGA
- a CDS encoding tetratricopeptide repeat protein produces the protein MRKILFGALAASLFLITGSVSAQTEGPEAHYRRGVELYRARKFGAAQAEFARALPLTGKADARLAMKLRYYDAMCAAELEQETAPALLAAFLQEYPNSIYNNDVRFASASLSYAKGEWSAARDALLAVNPFELPREEQDEYQFKLGHTLFMQEEYDKAYPCFRQVDAAGEYGRHALYHLSYIDYIKENYNAAREGFQKLQSDEAYAKVIPYYLLQIAFLQNDYDYVTVHGDALMQGTTDARAKEAARLLAEAWFHKGDYARTISYLDRYRELGGEMKRQELYLKGFSDYMEGYFAEAAKELAPVCAADDRLAQNASYHLADCYLRLGDKPRAMHSFLVASSGEWDEAIREDALFNYGKLQYELGGGVFNEAINVLTRYLKEYPDSPRRDQVQEYLIAAYYNSRNYEAAWEAISRIPDPDNNIRTAYQKIAYFRGLEFFNAGDLDNADRLLDLSTENRFNPKYTALTSFWKAEILCRKGEWEKAIPLYRSYIRLSPASEPENVLAHYNLGYCYFNLERWDEAREWFDKFLGRYKTGDRYRADTYNREGDILYAERSYWKAIEAYDRAIRLATDERFYAQFQRAVALGLVNRPQRKIETLQEIISAGEGDYVDDAMYELARTYIAGERFADGAAQLKRYIAKYPAGTHYTAALSDLGLVYQNLGDNAQALKYYKTVVEKAPSSPQAKDALLAIRGIYVDQNDVDAYFDFAKKTGIETDLTARRRDSLAYVSAERIYLTGDAARSSEALNAYLKNYPRGTYRPNALYYLSESLLRENNRAGAIGTLEELSSLYFNDFTVRGLEKLATLSFEEKEYPTSADAYLKLSRAATNPTTVAGALGGYLNAVEAQGDAAETLAAADRVLESPYADADVTRRARYLKASVLEKEGKRSEALELYGMLAGESRTAEGAEATYRVIESLYDAGDTAEAEKRIFAFSEQNSPHTYWVARAFLLLGDIYAKAGDAFQARATYQSIVEGYSPADDGIVEAARERIKALK, from the coding sequence ATGCGAAAGATTCTCTTCGGGGCGCTGGCCGCCTCCCTGTTCCTCATAACGGGGTCCGTATCCGCACAGACGGAGGGGCCCGAAGCCCATTACCGCAGGGGAGTGGAGCTCTACCGGGCCCGCAAGTTCGGTGCCGCGCAGGCCGAGTTCGCCCGGGCCCTGCCCCTGACGGGGAAAGCCGACGCGCGTCTGGCCATGAAGCTGCGCTATTACGATGCCATGTGTGCCGCCGAACTGGAGCAGGAGACCGCTCCTGCGTTGCTGGCCGCCTTCCTGCAGGAGTATCCCAACTCGATCTACAACAACGACGTGCGCTTCGCTTCGGCTTCGCTCAGCTATGCGAAGGGGGAGTGGAGTGCGGCGCGGGACGCGTTGCTGGCCGTCAATCCCTTCGAATTGCCCAGGGAGGAGCAGGACGAATACCAGTTCAAACTGGGGCACACGCTGTTCATGCAGGAGGAGTACGACAAGGCTTATCCCTGTTTCCGGCAGGTGGATGCCGCCGGTGAGTACGGCCGCCATGCCCTTTACCATCTTTCGTACATCGACTATATCAAGGAGAATTACAATGCCGCCAGGGAGGGGTTTCAGAAGTTGCAGTCGGATGAAGCCTATGCGAAGGTGATCCCTTATTACCTCCTGCAGATCGCTTTTCTGCAGAACGATTACGACTATGTCACGGTTCACGGCGACGCCCTGATGCAGGGGACGACCGATGCCCGGGCGAAAGAGGCGGCCCGCCTGCTGGCCGAAGCGTGGTTCCACAAGGGGGACTATGCCCGGACGATCTCCTATCTCGACCGTTACCGGGAGTTGGGCGGGGAGATGAAGCGGCAGGAGCTCTATCTGAAAGGGTTTTCCGACTATATGGAGGGGTATTTCGCCGAGGCGGCGAAGGAGCTGGCTCCCGTCTGTGCGGCCGACGACCGGTTGGCGCAGAACGCCAGCTACCATCTGGCCGACTGTTATCTGAGGTTGGGCGACAAGCCTCGTGCCATGCACTCGTTTCTGGTGGCCTCGTCCGGGGAGTGGGACGAGGCGATCCGGGAGGATGCGCTGTTCAATTACGGCAAACTGCAGTATGAGTTGGGCGGCGGCGTCTTCAACGAGGCGATCAACGTGCTGACCCGCTATCTGAAGGAATATCCCGATTCGCCCCGCCGCGACCAGGTGCAGGAGTATCTGATCGCTGCCTATTACAATTCCCGCAATTACGAGGCCGCCTGGGAGGCGATCAGCCGTATTCCCGACCCGGACAACAACATCCGGACGGCCTATCAGAAGATCGCCTATTTCCGGGGACTGGAGTTCTTCAATGCCGGCGACCTGGACAATGCCGACCGCCTGCTCGACCTTTCGACGGAGAACCGTTTCAATCCGAAATACACGGCGCTCACCTCGTTCTGGAAGGCCGAAATCCTGTGCCGGAAGGGCGAATGGGAGAAGGCCATTCCGCTCTACCGCAGTTATATCCGCCTGTCGCCAGCATCCGAGCCGGAGAATGTGCTGGCGCATTACAATCTGGGGTATTGCTATTTCAACCTGGAGCGCTGGGACGAGGCCCGCGAATGGTTCGACAAGTTCCTCGGACGCTACAAGACCGGCGACCGTTACCGGGCCGACACCTACAACCGCGAGGGAGACATCCTGTATGCCGAGCGTTCCTACTGGAAAGCGATCGAAGCCTACGACCGGGCGATCCGGCTGGCGACCGACGAGCGTTTCTATGCCCAGTTCCAGCGGGCCGTCGCGCTCGGGCTGGTGAACCGTCCCCAGCGGAAGATCGAAACCCTGCAGGAGATCATCTCGGCGGGCGAGGGCGACTATGTGGACGATGCCATGTACGAACTGGCCCGTACCTACATCGCCGGGGAGCGGTTTGCGGACGGAGCCGCCCAGCTCAAGCGCTACATCGCCAAATATCCTGCCGGGACCCATTATACGGCCGCCCTCTCCGACCTGGGGCTCGTTTACCAGAATCTGGGGGATAACGCGCAGGCGCTGAAATACTACAAGACGGTGGTGGAGAAAGCCCCCTCGTCGCCGCAGGCCAAGGACGCCCTGCTGGCCATCCGGGGTATCTACGTGGATCAGAACGACGTGGATGCCTATTTCGACTTTGCGAAAAAAACGGGCATCGAGACCGATCTGACAGCCCGCCGCCGCGATTCGCTGGCCTATGTGAGCGCCGAGCGCATCTATCTCACGGGCGATGCCGCCCGTTCTTCGGAAGCACTGAACGCTTATCTGAAAAACTATCCGCGCGGGACCTACCGGCCCAATGCCCTCTACTACCTGAGCGAGAGTCTGCTCCGGGAGAACAACCGTGCCGGGGCGATCGGTACGCTCGAAGAGCTGTCTTCGCTCTATTTCAACGATTTTACGGTGCGCGGTCTCGAAAAGCTGGCTACGCTGAGTTTCGAGGAGAAGGAGTATCCCACCTCGGCGGACGCTTATCTGAAACTGAGCCGTGCGGCTACGAATCCGACCACGGTGGCCGGAGCGCTGGGCGGCTATCTGAACGCTGTGGAGGCGCAGGGTGATGCGGCGGAGACGCTGGCCGCTGCCGACCGGGTGCTCGAATCGCCCTATGCCGACGCGGATGTGACGCGCCGGGCCCGTTACCTCAAGGCGTCCGTGTTGGAGAAGGAGGGGAAGAGGAGCGAAGCCCTGGAACTTTACGGAATGCTCGCCGGAGAGAGCCGTACGGCCGAAGGGGCCGAGGCGACCTACCGGGTGATCGAGTCGCTCTATGATGCGGGCGATACGGCAGAGGCCGAGAAGCGGATTTTCGCCTTTTCCGAACAGAACTCCCCCCACACCTACTGGGTGGCCAGGGCTTTCCTGCTTTTGGGGGACATCTATGCCAAGGCCGGCGATGCCTTCCAGGCACGGGCCACGTACCAGAGCATCGTGGAGGGGTATTCTCCTGCCGACGACGGTATCGTGGAGGCTGCCCGCGAGCGGATCAAGGCACTGAAATAG
- a CDS encoding OsmC family protein: METIALEWRGGTGFELQETPPARTLGARHLMLLALGKCSASTALALMGRMRLHITRLRLEVSGRLSDDARRETAVFLSFHQVFRIECTEREEAGRIARAVELALSRYCGVSLMLEMIAPLSYELYVNREALVPEEAGA; encoded by the coding sequence ATGGAAACGATCGCACTCGAATGGAGGGGCGGAACGGGATTCGAACTGCAGGAGACGCCCCCTGCCCGTACGCTGGGAGCCAGACACCTGATGCTTCTGGCACTGGGAAAGTGTTCGGCCTCCACGGCCCTCGCCCTGATGGGGCGGATGAGGCTCCACATCACCCGTCTGCGGCTCGAAGTGTCGGGCCGCCTGTCGGACGACGCACGGCGGGAGACCGCCGTGTTCCTCTCGTTCCACCAGGTTTTCCGGATCGAATGCACTGAGCGGGAGGAGGCCGGACGGATCGCCCGGGCAGTCGAGCTCGCACTCTCCCGCTACTGCGGCGTGTCGCTGATGCTGGAGATGATCGCACCGCTCTCCTACGAACTGTACGTCAACCGGGAGGCTCTCGTCCCGGAAGAGGCCGGGGCATAG
- a CDS encoding TolC family protein produces MIRAFVFLLAAVSAALPVRSQPSLRIEEYRDAVVAYSYRLKISDQTVQTAWQEALGRKKAFLPRLDASGDFSVNFRDRWATGPSGLEWLHPYSFALQPEVIQTVYGGGGVRNAFRQAQTAYEMSALDRRFTLLDVVYAADYAYWNLAAAQELHKATLQYVEIIRELKRVIAIRFEDGYIARTDLLMIESRLSEAEYQAVNTEKGYRVALHNFNLLMGAPADREVKLANDILTGVLVPPRVEPARILDRRPDYRAALLRVGYETYGMKLAAAPYNPRLSLGVSGVWRNTSPNFRGATELDGLAFLRLSVPIFAWGERRHAVAARRAAVRSSEYAALETKDRIVQEVRDAWTGIEESTVQVSASLRSLDIARQNLDLSTFSYNEGQLTILDVLSAQLSWIQLYTNAVTANFNQKVSIAQYRRAAGEPFP; encoded by the coding sequence ATGATACGAGCATTCGTTTTTCTGCTTGCGGCCGTTTCGGCGGCACTTCCGGTCCGGTCCCAGCCGTCCCTGCGGATCGAGGAGTACCGCGATGCCGTGGTGGCGTACAGCTACCGGCTCAAAATATCCGACCAGACCGTGCAGACCGCCTGGCAGGAGGCTCTGGGCCGGAAAAAGGCCTTTCTGCCCCGGCTGGATGCCTCGGGCGATTTCTCGGTCAATTTCAGGGACCGCTGGGCGACGGGCCCTTCCGGTCTCGAGTGGCTGCACCCCTACTCCTTTGCCTTGCAGCCGGAGGTGATCCAGACAGTCTACGGCGGAGGCGGCGTGCGCAATGCTTTCCGGCAGGCGCAGACCGCCTACGAAATGTCGGCTCTCGACCGCCGGTTCACGCTGCTGGACGTGGTCTACGCAGCCGACTATGCCTACTGGAACCTGGCCGCCGCGCAGGAGCTGCACAAGGCCACCCTGCAATATGTGGAGATTATCCGGGAGCTGAAAAGAGTGATTGCGATCCGTTTCGAGGACGGGTATATCGCCAGGACCGACCTGCTGATGATCGAATCGCGCCTGAGCGAGGCGGAATACCAGGCGGTCAATACCGAGAAGGGGTACCGGGTGGCTCTCCACAATTTCAATCTGCTGATGGGCGCGCCTGCCGACCGGGAGGTGAAACTGGCCAACGACATTCTGACCGGGGTGCTCGTTCCTCCGAGAGTGGAACCGGCCCGTATTTTGGACCGCAGGCCCGATTACCGGGCCGCCCTGCTCCGGGTCGGTTACGAGACCTACGGGATGAAACTGGCCGCGGCACCCTACAATCCCCGGCTTTCGCTCGGGGTCAGCGGCGTCTGGCGCAATACGTCGCCCAATTTCCGGGGTGCCACGGAACTCGACGGGCTGGCTTTCCTGAGGCTGAGCGTTCCGATCTTCGCCTGGGGCGAGCGGAGGCATGCCGTGGCGGCCCGGCGGGCCGCCGTCCGCTCGAGCGAATATGCCGCTCTGGAGACGAAGGACCGGATCGTGCAGGAGGTCCGCGACGCGTGGACGGGGATCGAGGAGAGTACGGTGCAGGTGTCCGCCTCGCTCCGCAGCCTCGACATAGCCCGGCAGAATCTCGACCTGAGTACGTTCAGTTACAACGAGGGGCAGTTGACGATTCTGGATGTCCTGTCGGCCCAGCTTTCGTGGATACAGCTCTATACCAATGCGGTGACGGCCAACTTCAACCAGAAGGTGTCGATCGCCCAGTACCGCCGTGCGGCGGGCGAACCTTTCCCTTAG